A window of Tatumella citrea genomic DNA:
AAGCCCAGCACGTCAACACCCAGCTTCTGCGCCGCGCGCTCAGCACGCAGCGAATCATCGGCGGTGATAACAAAGCGGTTATATTGCGCTTCGGCTTCGCGGGCATTTTCAATCGGCAGAATGGCGGTCACTTTGGCATCGCCACTGGCAGTGAAGTGACCAAATAACACACCACAGCATTCATTCGGATAAGTTGCTTCCCCTTCCTCCCGAATCTGCAGTTCTGTTTCGTGGCTGAGTTCAATCATGATTGCTGGCTCCAGAAAGCATCGGACAAATAACGTGAACCGGTGTCGCACAGCAACGTCACCACCACTGAACCACGGGGTAAGGTGGCTGCCAGCCTGGCTGCAGCCGCCACATTGGCTCCCGAGGAAATACCTGTCAGAATGCCGTTGCGTTTGACCAGTTGCCTGGCGGTGGCATAGGCTTCCTCGGTGGTAACGGTCACTACGTCGTCGATCAGTCCGTCATCAAGAATTCCCGGGCGGAGGCTGGTCGCCATATGTTTGGTGCCCTCGATACCATGAAACGGGGACGCCGGCTGAACCGCCAGGGTACG
This region includes:
- a CDS encoding Mov34/MPN/PAD-1 family protein; this translates as MIELSHETELQIREEGEATYPNECCGVLFGHFTASGDAKVTAILPIENAREAEAQYNRFVITADDSLRAERAAQKLGVDVLGFYHSHPDHPAIPSEYDRQHALPFYAYIIVAVANGQARELTSWRLSNDRLQFTQEEVRVV